The following proteins are encoded in a genomic region of Maylandia zebra isolate NMK-2024a linkage group LG1, Mzebra_GT3a, whole genome shotgun sequence:
- the LOC143419423 gene encoding alpha-1,3-mannosyl-glycoprotein 2-beta-N-acetylglucosaminyltransferase-like, giving the protein MIRKRSCLIFCGAFLFITWNAILVLLLWGRPPQGRDQKEGPEGPPSNVMEDVLRFANAFESELEMQKKILLQIQNHQLLWEPSDNKPKVTAAPQPAIPILVIACNRVTVKRCLDKLLQHRPSAALHPIIVSQDCGHAETAEVIRSYGNNVTHLKQPDLSDIQVRPEHKKFKGYYKISRHYHWALNQVFKTLGHSSVVIVEDDLEVAPDFFEYFRALLPFLKSDPSLWCVSAWNDNGREGYVDPGKADLLYRTDFFPGLGWMLLREVWEELEPKWPEAFWDDWMRQPEQRRNRACIRPEISRTLTFGRQGVSLGQFFDKYLRYIKLNTEIVPFTKLDLSYLKEETYKENFEKEVYSAPVVKYEDVKQGQLQGPGPFRLQYSSKDSFKLMAKNLGIMDDFKSGVPRSGYRGVVSFMSRGRRIYLAPPPGWTQYDL; this is encoded by the exons ATGATCCGTAAGAGAAGCTGTCTGATTTTTTGTGGCGCGTTCCTGTTTATCACATGGAATGCCATACTGGTACTCCTGCTGTGGGGGAGACCCCCACAGGGCCGAGATCAGAAAGAAGGTCCCGAAGGGCCCCCCAGCAATGTGATGGAAGATGTGCTTCGATTTGCAAATGCATTCGAAAGTGAACTTGAGATGCAGAAAAAAATCCTATTGCAAATCCAGAATCATCAGTTGCTCTGGGAGCCATCAGACAACAAGCCAAAGGTGACCGCTGCTCCTCAGCCTGCCATCCCTATCCTTGTCATCGCCTGCAACAGAGTCACCGTGAAGCGCTGCTTGGACAAACTCCTGCAGCACCGGCCCTCAGCAGCGCTCCACCCAATCATAGTGAGTCAGGACTGCGGACATGCCGAGACCGCTGAGGTGATTCGGTCTTATGGAAACAACGTAACTCATCTGAAGCAGCCGGATTTGTCTGACATCCAAGTGAGGCCTGAGCACAAGAAGTTTAAGGGTTACTATAAAATCTCCAGGCATTACCACTGGGCGCTCAACCAAGTGTTCAAGACGCTCGGTCATTCATCTGTGGTGATCGTGGAGGACGACCTGGAG GTGGCACCAGACTTCTTTGAGTATTTCCGAGCCTTGCTGCCTTTCCTGAAATCTGACCCCAGCCTGTGGTGTGTGTCTGCCTGGAATGACAATGGGAGGGAAGGCTATGTGGACCCCGGCAAGGCCGACCTGCTCTATCGGACAGACTTCTTTCCCGGCCTGGGGTGGATGCTCCTCAGGGAGGTGTGGGAGGAGCTGGAGCCAAAGTGgcctgaggctttctgggacgACTGGATGCGCCAGCCAGAGCAGCGCCGCAACCGTGCCTGTATACGCCCAGAGATCTCACGGACTTTAACTTTTGGTCGCCAGGGTGTGAGTCTGGGTCAGTTTTTTGACAAATACCTGCGTTACATTAAACTGAATACCGAGATTGTGCCTTTCACCAAGTTGGACCTGAGTTACTTGAAGGAGGAGACATACAAGGAAAACTTTGAGAAGGAAGTTTACAGTGCTCCTGTGGTTAAATATGAAGATGTGAAGCAGGGCCAGCTACAAGGACCCGGGCCCTTCCGCCTTCAGTACTCGAGTAAGGACAGTTTCAAATTGATGGCCAAAAATCTGGGAATAATGGATGACTTTAAGTCTGGAGTGCCACGGTCAGGGTACAGAGGGGTGGTCAGTTTCATGTCCAGAGGACGGAGGATCTACTTAGCGCCCCCTCCAGGATGGACCCAGTATGACCTTTAG